In Candidatus Methylomirabilota bacterium, a genomic segment contains:
- a CDS encoding isochorismatase family protein, which yields MARPWDGLIPERELQVFRAAGYGQRGRWGARPALLVVDVNYNFAGDRPEPILDSIRRFRNSCGEVAWQVIPRIAELLARARACAVPVFFTTQGYRLDPLGVGSWGQKNARATEVTDDAVRIGTEIVKELAPLPDEVVLRKDKPSAFFGTPLTAHLIARGIDTVVVTGCVTSGCVRATAVDAFSYNYRVVVVEDCVFDRAETLHRLHLFDLSMKYADVVSGAEASAYFEQAAPAGERVGRHRNV from the coding sequence ATGGCACGTCCCTGGGACGGTCTGATTCCCGAGCGCGAGCTTCAGGTCTTTCGGGCAGCCGGCTACGGTCAGCGCGGCCGGTGGGGGGCCCGGCCGGCCTTGCTCGTCGTCGACGTGAACTACAACTTCGCCGGGGATCGTCCGGAGCCGATCCTGGACTCGATCCGGCGCTTCCGCAACAGCTGCGGCGAGGTCGCCTGGCAAGTCATCCCCCGCATCGCCGAGCTGCTGGCCCGGGCCCGCGCCTGTGCCGTGCCGGTCTTCTTCACCACCCAGGGCTACCGGCTCGACCCGCTCGGGGTCGGCTCCTGGGGGCAGAAGAACGCGCGGGCCACCGAGGTCACCGACGACGCGGTCCGCATCGGCACCGAGATCGTCAAGGAGCTGGCGCCGCTGCCCGACGAGGTGGTACTCCGCAAGGACAAGCCCAGCGCCTTCTTCGGCACGCCGCTCACCGCGCACCTGATCGCGCGCGGCATCGACACGGTCGTCGTCACCGGCTGCGTGACCAGCGGCTGCGTCCGGGCCACCGCTGTCGACGCGTTCTCGTACAACTACCGCGTCGTCGTGGTCGAGGACTGCGTCTTCGACCGCGCCGAGACGCTCCACCGGCTCCATCTGTTCGATCTGTCGATGAAGTACGCCGACGTCGTCTCGGGAGCCGAGGCGAGCGCGTATTTCGAGCAGGCGGCGCCGGCCGGTGAACGCGTCGGCCGCCATCGTAACGTCTAG
- a CDS encoding tripartite tricarboxylate transporter substrate binding protein: MVRLLLAGVLILLPLVSGAAAQERYPTQPITIVSPYPPGGAADLTARPFAPALERVLKQPVVVLNKVGAGGAVGTQWVSLAKPDGYTILLTVFSISTIPEAERVAGRTPIFTRDQFVPIARLNADPTLLMVPANAPWKSIKDLVEDAKKRPDQILYASAGPYTVSHMAIEVFQQAAGIRLRHLPTTGGGPAMTAVLGGHAMLSALSTGAVTPQVKGGKVRVLANSGARRLAAFPDTPTLKELGYDVEVYLWTGLFAPKGVPAHVLQTLRDATRRAVQDKEFQAASLKMQMPPAYQDTDEFKAWWDKDAEMLAAAIRRMGKANAK, encoded by the coding sequence ATGGTTCGTCTGCTGCTGGCCGGAGTCCTGATCCTCCTGCCCCTGGTGAGCGGCGCTGCCGCCCAGGAGCGGTATCCCACGCAGCCCATCACCATCGTGTCCCCGTACCCGCCCGGCGGCGCCGCCGACCTCACGGCCCGGCCGTTCGCGCCGGCCCTGGAGCGCGTGCTGAAGCAGCCCGTCGTCGTGCTCAACAAGGTCGGCGCCGGCGGGGCGGTGGGGACGCAGTGGGTGTCCCTGGCCAAGCCCGACGGCTACACCATCCTGCTCACGGTGTTCTCCATCTCCACGATCCCGGAGGCGGAGCGCGTCGCCGGCCGGACGCCGATCTTCACGCGGGATCAGTTCGTGCCCATCGCCCGCCTGAACGCGGACCCCACGCTCTTGATGGTGCCGGCCAACGCCCCCTGGAAGAGCATCAAGGACCTGGTAGAGGATGCCAAGAAGCGTCCCGACCAGATCCTGTACGCATCGGCCGGGCCCTACACCGTGTCGCACATGGCCATCGAAGTGTTCCAGCAGGCGGCGGGAATCCGCCTGCGCCACCTGCCCACGACGGGCGGCGGCCCGGCCATGACCGCGGTGCTGGGGGGACACGCCATGCTGTCGGCTCTCTCCACGGGAGCGGTGACACCCCAGGTCAAGGGCGGCAAGGTTCGGGTCCTGGCCAACTCGGGGGCCAGGCGGCTGGCCGCCTTCCCGGACACTCCGACGCTGAAGGAGCTCGGCTACGACGTGGAGGTCTATCTGTGGACCGGGCTCTTCGCGCCGAAGGGTGTGCCGGCCCACGTCCTCCAGACGCTCCGGGACGCGACGCGCCGGGCCGTGCAGGACAAGGAGTTCCAGGCCGCGTCGTTGAAGATGCAGATGCCGCCCGCCTACCAGGACACGGACGAGTTCAAGGCCTGGTGGGACAAGGACGCCGAGATGCTGGCCGCCGCCATCCGGCGGATGGGGAAGGCGAATGCCAAGTGA
- a CDS encoding TAXI family TRAP transporter solute-binding subunit has product MKRMRIVVVALAVAAVVGSGWAGVAIAQQKKFITIASARPGGSWYITGAGWAEFLNKYVPGVEAKVEQSGGGLQNNKLVSDGKAEFAPSVARLTAMALAGQGLFKEKLPNIRVLVSNWTVGVMQFAALEKSGLKTVCDLKGKRVALGPAGGGGIPAALAAFKACGFSQADVTASFMSYEQGKEALVDGNVDAFLSYAAVPVPALKSLEATPGTQWRLLAVPDDRAQQIARANPGYIRYVVPGRAYGQSADTVTIAAPNVLIVNKDVPDDLAYRATKAMMEHLDEFKKIHPTHKDMTREASAQAVADLPFHPGALRYYKEAGLLK; this is encoded by the coding sequence ATGAAACGCATGCGGATCGTGGTCGTCGCTCTGGCCGTGGCGGCCGTCGTCGGAAGTGGTTGGGCCGGCGTCGCGATTGCCCAGCAGAAGAAGTTCATCACCATCGCCTCCGCCCGCCCGGGCGGCTCCTGGTACATCACCGGCGCCGGCTGGGCCGAGTTCCTGAACAAGTACGTGCCCGGGGTCGAGGCCAAGGTGGAGCAGTCCGGCGGGGGGCTGCAGAACAACAAGCTGGTCAGCGACGGCAAGGCCGAGTTCGCGCCCTCGGTGGCCCGCCTGACGGCCATGGCCCTGGCGGGGCAGGGCCTGTTCAAGGAAAAGCTGCCGAACATCCGCGTGCTGGTCTCCAACTGGACGGTCGGCGTGATGCAGTTCGCGGCGCTGGAGAAGTCCGGTCTGAAGACCGTCTGCGATCTCAAGGGCAAGCGGGTGGCCCTCGGCCCCGCCGGCGGCGGCGGCATCCCCGCCGCGCTGGCCGCATTCAAGGCCTGCGGCTTCAGCCAGGCCGACGTGACCGCCTCGTTCATGTCCTACGAGCAGGGCAAGGAGGCGCTGGTCGACGGCAACGTCGACGCGTTCCTCTCGTATGCCGCCGTGCCCGTGCCCGCGCTCAAGTCCCTGGAGGCGACCCCCGGGACGCAGTGGCGCTTGCTGGCCGTGCCCGACGACCGGGCCCAGCAGATCGCCCGGGCGAATCCGGGCTACATCCGCTACGTGGTGCCAGGCCGGGCGTACGGCCAGTCCGCCGACACCGTCACCATCGCCGCGCCGAACGTGCTGATCGTGAACAAGGACGTCCCCGACGACCTCGCGTATCGCGCGACCAAGGCGATGATGGAGCACCTCGACGAGTTCAAGAAGATCCATCCCACCCACAAGGACATGACGCGGGAAGCCTCGGCGCAGGCGGTGGCCGACCTGCCCTTCCATCCCGGCGCCCTCCGCTACTACAAGGAAGCCGGCCTGTTGAAGTGA
- a CDS encoding tripartite tricarboxylate transporter TctB family protein, producing the protein MTPTTDRLAGTVLAGFALFVLWESRTIPFGTIRAPGPGTVPVLLALTLLVCSVAVIAGGASARPVRVLQWPEWRHAVAILATCAFMALALERLGYRLTMLIALLGLLAVVERKGWVVGAVFAVTFALGTYYVFHTFLRVPMPLGPFGF; encoded by the coding sequence GTGACCCCAACGACCGATCGGCTGGCGGGGACGGTCCTGGCCGGGTTCGCCCTCTTCGTCCTCTGGGAGAGCCGTACCATTCCCTTCGGGACGATCCGGGCTCCAGGCCCCGGCACGGTGCCGGTCCTCCTCGCCCTGACCCTGCTCGTCTGTAGCGTCGCGGTCATCGCGGGCGGGGCGTCCGCGCGCCCCGTCCGCGTCCTGCAGTGGCCCGAGTGGCGCCACGCGGTGGCGATTCTGGCGACCTGCGCCTTCATGGCCCTGGCGCTGGAGCGGCTCGGGTACCGCCTGACGATGCTGATCGCGCTGCTGGGGCTGCTGGCGGTCGTGGAGCGGAAGGGGTGGGTGGTGGGCGCGGTGTTCGCCGTCACGTTCGCGCTGGGCACCTATTACGTCTTCCACACCTTCCTGCGCGTCCCCATGCCGCTGGGGCCGTTCGGCTTCTAA